One Synechococcus sp. MU1617 DNA window includes the following coding sequences:
- the chrA gene encoding chromate efflux transporter: protein MPRPLQVFVQFFVLGLTSFGGPVAHLGYFHERFVQRERWITAEAYADLVGLCQLLPGPSSSQVGMGLGLMRAGWLGGLAAWAGFTLPSAVLMVLAASLLSSHPTWMDGGWVHGLMVAAVAVVAQAVLGLQRKLAPDRQRASLMVAAAVLVLLVPRVWAQLLALLLGGLVGFCALKPPELEPLAPERLVVPLQRSVALGLLACVVLLFVALPWLSAEARPLLVQQLSGFLRTGALVFGGGHVVLPLLEQALVPNGWIDLQQFLAGYGAAQAVPGPMFSFAAFLGFDLQPGLQGIAGSLMALIALFFPSFLLIGGLLPFWSDLGRLAPMRRALLGINASVVGILLAALFQPVWQTGIRGGAEFSLALVAFVLLVSWRQPAWRVVLFCAGVGGLTLA from the coding sequence ATGCCCAGGCCGCTGCAGGTGTTTGTTCAGTTCTTCGTGTTGGGGCTGACCTCCTTCGGAGGCCCCGTGGCCCATCTCGGTTACTTCCACGAGCGCTTTGTGCAGCGGGAGCGTTGGATTACAGCTGAGGCCTACGCCGATCTCGTTGGGCTCTGTCAGCTGTTGCCCGGTCCTTCGAGTTCCCAGGTGGGCATGGGTCTGGGGCTGATGCGGGCCGGTTGGCTTGGAGGGCTGGCGGCCTGGGCGGGGTTCACCTTGCCCTCCGCCGTGTTGATGGTGCTGGCGGCGTCGCTGCTCTCGTCCCATCCCACCTGGATGGACGGGGGCTGGGTGCATGGCTTGATGGTGGCGGCTGTGGCTGTGGTGGCCCAGGCCGTTCTGGGCCTGCAGCGCAAACTGGCTCCCGATCGGCAGCGGGCCAGCTTGATGGTGGCGGCAGCTGTGCTGGTGCTGTTGGTGCCACGCGTCTGGGCTCAGCTGTTGGCCCTGCTGCTTGGTGGCCTGGTGGGGTTTTGTGCTCTGAAGCCGCCAGAACTGGAGCCATTGGCGCCTGAACGTCTCGTGGTTCCATTGCAGCGCTCGGTGGCGCTGGGGTTGCTGGCCTGTGTAGTGCTGCTGTTCGTGGCTCTGCCCTGGCTTTCCGCTGAGGCCAGGCCGCTGCTGGTGCAGCAGCTCAGTGGATTCCTGCGCACGGGTGCCTTGGTGTTTGGTGGTGGCCATGTGGTGCTCCCTTTGCTGGAGCAAGCGCTGGTGCCCAACGGTTGGATCGACCTGCAGCAGTTCCTTGCGGGGTATGGCGCCGCTCAGGCGGTGCCGGGGCCGATGTTCAGCTTCGCGGCCTTTCTTGGCTTTGATCTGCAGCCTGGGCTTCAGGGCATCGCCGGTTCTCTGATGGCGCTCATCGCTCTCTTTTTTCCTTCGTTCTTGTTGATTGGCGGGCTCTTGCCCTTCTGGAGTGATCTGGGCCGATTGGCTCCGATGCGTCGTGCCCTGCTTGGCATCAATGCATCGGTGGTGGGCATCCTGCTGGCGGCCTTGTTTCAACCCGTCTGGCAAACGGGAATCCGCGGTGGCGCTGAGTTCAGCCTGGCGTTGGTGGCGTTTGTGTTGTTGGTGAGCTGGCGGCAACCGGCCTGGCGGGTGGTGCTGTTCTGTGCCGGGGTGGGTGGTTTGACCTTGGCCTGA
- the arsB gene encoding ACR3 family arsenite efflux transporter, with protein MGLFERYLSVWIALAIVAGVGLGAFFPDAAASIAALETLGINLPIAVLIWGMIFPMMLAVDFSSIGAIRQQPRGLLVTAVVNWVIKPFTMTALAWLFIRGVFSAWIPAAVGQEYVAGMILLGVAPCTAMVFVWSRLSDGDPNYTLVQVALNDVIMVFAFAPIAALLLGVSEVLVPWDTMLTAVGLFVVVPLVAGWLTRVSLRSARRIERLETRLKPLAIGALIATVLLLFMVQAQAILANPLAIVLIAIPLILQTYLIFWITAFWMRSAGQPRSIAAPGAMIGASNFFELAVAVAISLFGLNSGAALATVVGVLVEVPVMLSLVAIANRNQRLFPA; from the coding sequence ATGGGTCTCTTCGAGCGCTATCTCTCTGTCTGGATCGCCCTGGCGATCGTGGCTGGGGTTGGCCTCGGCGCTTTTTTTCCTGATGCGGCGGCAAGCATCGCAGCCCTGGAGACTCTGGGGATCAACCTGCCGATCGCGGTTCTGATCTGGGGAATGATTTTCCCGATGATGCTGGCGGTCGACTTCTCCTCCATCGGAGCGATTCGCCAGCAGCCACGGGGGCTGTTGGTGACAGCTGTCGTGAACTGGGTGATCAAGCCCTTCACCATGACAGCCCTTGCCTGGCTGTTCATCCGTGGCGTGTTTTCTGCGTGGATCCCGGCAGCCGTCGGCCAGGAGTACGTGGCCGGGATGATTCTTCTCGGGGTCGCTCCTTGTACGGCGATGGTGTTTGTGTGGAGTCGCCTTAGCGACGGCGATCCCAACTACACCCTGGTGCAGGTCGCGTTGAACGACGTGATCATGGTGTTCGCCTTCGCTCCGATTGCGGCGCTTCTTCTGGGGGTTTCGGAGGTGTTGGTGCCTTGGGACACGATGCTTACGGCGGTTGGGCTGTTCGTCGTGGTTCCCCTAGTGGCCGGGTGGTTGACGAGGGTGAGTTTGAGAAGTGCCCGCCGGATTGAGCGGTTGGAGACGCGGCTTAAGCCCCTGGCGATTGGCGCCTTGATCGCCACCGTGTTGCTGCTGTTCATGGTGCAGGCCCAGGCGATCCTGGCCAATCCGCTGGCCATCGTCTTAATCGCCATTCCTCTCATCCTCCAGACCTATCTGATCTTCTGGATCACAGCGTTTTGGATGCGCTCAGCAGGCCAGCCGCGATCGATTGCGGCACCTGGGGCCATGATCGGCGCGTCCAACTTTTTTGAGTTGGCGGTTGCGGTGGCAATCAGCCTGTTCGGTTTGAACTCCGGGGCTGCATTGGCCACGGTTGTTGGTGTGCTGGTGGAGGTTCCAGTGATGCTGTCGCTGGTGGCGATTGCCAATCGGAACCAACGCCTGTTCCCTGCCTGA
- a CDS encoding DUF2079 domain-containing protein → MPGCSTTHASNESAATLNCSEQCAQLPLLTSRRVLIAAALFAVICLGLQAWRSWVLLASYDQGIFQQVLWNSLHGHWFESTLSSQLSTNVEHAGELPSVDYERLGQHFTPTLLLFAPLLGLLGGAALPLVQVGLITAAGLVLHRLASGCLPERIANWIAYGYYGGNALIGPTLGNFTDLCQLPLAVFVLMLGLVERRTMLILLAAGLMPLIREDTGVLLVAVGFWLVVRQRDRWLLALALISWGGGWVLLCTNVLMPLFSDDNAKRFMVENFGQYLRGENSEGSNSLVVLQRMLTQPLLLLQQLVDPPGGTIRYLLGHSLPFLFLPLISLDAWLLAGPSLLGLFLAQGANNPLAITIRYTLLVVPGFALGTLFWWQRRPYLQLGPRIRLAWGAAISLSLLLTLTSNPHRSLSFLVPASVQPWVHSSPAEQWSHGAAARRALAVIPPQASVAANTSLVPLLARREVLVRFPFNTDYLDRKGRPQSVDWVAVDLDLLERYGQAFAGDWRQLRNSKRWIEQHRQVYRVQSLDDGVVVLQKEGPIHAEFEIALDQHLQQPLPANPRRRGS, encoded by the coding sequence ATGCCTGGGTGCTCCACAACACACGCCAGCAATGAATCCGCTGCAACGCTGAATTGCTCTGAGCAATGCGCGCAATTGCCGTTGTTGACGTCCCGTCGCGTCCTCATCGCCGCTGCCCTTTTCGCCGTGATCTGCCTGGGTCTGCAGGCCTGGCGTTCTTGGGTTCTGCTGGCTAGCTACGACCAAGGCATTTTTCAGCAGGTGCTTTGGAACAGCCTGCACGGCCATTGGTTCGAGAGCACCCTCTCCTCGCAGCTTTCCACCAACGTGGAGCACGCCGGAGAGCTGCCTTCGGTGGATTACGAACGGCTTGGTCAGCACTTCACGCCAACCCTTCTGCTCTTTGCTCCATTGCTGGGGCTGCTCGGGGGAGCCGCCCTTCCGCTCGTGCAGGTGGGCCTCATCACTGCCGCAGGTCTTGTCTTGCATCGCCTCGCCAGTGGTTGTTTGCCGGAACGCATCGCCAACTGGATCGCCTACGGCTACTACGGCGGCAATGCCTTGATCGGCCCCACCCTCGGCAACTTCACGGATCTCTGTCAGCTGCCTTTGGCCGTCTTTGTGCTGATGCTTGGCCTGGTGGAACGGCGCACCATGCTGATCCTGCTGGCCGCCGGCCTGATGCCCCTGATCAGAGAGGACACGGGGGTGCTTCTGGTGGCGGTTGGCTTTTGGCTAGTCGTGCGCCAACGCGATCGCTGGCTCTTGGCTTTGGCACTGATCAGCTGGGGCGGTGGATGGGTGTTGCTGTGCACCAACGTTTTGATGCCGCTGTTCTCCGATGACAACGCCAAGCGTTTCATGGTGGAGAACTTCGGTCAGTACCTCCGCGGCGAGAACAGTGAGGGAAGCAACAGTCTTGTGGTTCTCCAACGGATGTTGACTCAGCCACTTCTGCTGCTGCAGCAACTGGTGGATCCCCCCGGAGGGACCATTCGCTACCTCCTCGGCCACAGCCTCCCGTTTCTCTTCTTACCCCTGATCAGCCTCGATGCCTGGCTGCTGGCGGGCCCAAGCCTGTTGGGACTGTTCCTGGCTCAGGGAGCGAACAACCCCCTGGCGATCACCATTCGCTACACCCTGCTGGTGGTGCCTGGCTTCGCCCTTGGCACCCTGTTCTGGTGGCAGCGGCGCCCCTATCTACAGCTCGGCCCTCGGATCAGGCTGGCTTGGGGTGCAGCCATCAGCCTCTCTCTGCTGCTCACGTTGACCAGCAATCCCCATCGCAGCCTCTCGTTTCTTGTTCCTGCCAGCGTGCAGCCATGGGTGCACAGCAGCCCGGCTGAGCAATGGAGCCATGGTGCAGCGGCTCGGCGTGCCTTGGCTGTGATTCCTCCGCAGGCCAGCGTTGCGGCGAACACATCGCTGGTGCCTCTTCTTGCCCGCCGCGAGGTGTTGGTGCGCTTCCCCTTCAACACCGACTATCTGGACCGCAAGGGCCGGCCTCAGAGCGTGGACTGGGTTGCCGTGGACCTCGATTTGCTTGAGCGTTACGGCCAGGCCTTCGCAGGAGATTGGCGTCAGCTCCGCAACAGCAAGCGCTGGATTGAACAGCACCGCCAGGTCTATCGCGTTCAATCCCTGGATGATGGCGTTGTGGTGCTCCAGAAGGAAGGCCCGATTCATGCCGAATTCGAAATCGCTCTGGACCAGCACCTGCAGCAACCACTCCCAGCCAATCCGCGCCGACGGGGCTCATGA
- a CDS encoding PhoX family phosphatase: protein MTLRRRSVLSLLGLGTAGMVTARVLSDGSFDPLAERVGRRSRPFNPVRVPLPVEGDGLTASEQHNVYRDISLGDRLTLPDGFSADLLAAWGDRLGDSRFGFNNDHLGFVQYGADQASMTVNFEYISALPWAEGFEDVIGQALPFSRLVEQLAPADGEIDCTALPAGDPLLNLIRAVADQAMTDLGVGVMSLRRDAQGHWVRADAATDRRITGITGLSDPSQRLVSTGPAVAVFRARQRLGYDDGLGDGIVGSFANCGGGITPWGTVLSAEENIQSQVPEAVYADGSSVPPSERPFLCREGKLAGLGNVYGLAGNKYGWMVEVDPQRSGNAVCKHTALGRFRHEAVAVRAQAGLPLQVYSGCDRRGGHLYRYVSSGSVTDVADKANSRLLEAGELQVARFHADGSGEWLPLTPDAVVDPFRPSRFSEANLTCPVELPHRDRAQAGAELFRDDASVEAYARQFRTLADLYRGEGDGLQGAILIDAHLASSAIGATPTARPEDTKIDPISGDLLIAFTSGSPGGRGGADPAVFRGPEGQSSWGHGWVMRLTERGERGFRWTMAVTGGEPWAGGLGLTNPDNLALDQRGNLWIVTDRSMKSAAGDVFGNNSCWWVPRDGGSALCFATGPTECELTGVCLDQEETSIFLAVQHPGEVNGARSPGDFEFQSHRLVDREGETFDQLRQVPLGSNWPAQAPGRPPRPGVVAIHRANGKPLLAG, encoded by the coding sequence ATGACTTTGCGCCGCCGCTCCGTTCTTTCCCTGCTTGGTCTCGGCACTGCCGGCATGGTGACAGCCCGCGTCCTCTCTGATGGATCTTTTGATCCATTGGCTGAACGGGTGGGTCGTCGGAGTCGACCTTTCAACCCCGTTCGTGTTCCCCTCCCGGTGGAGGGTGATGGCTTAACGGCTTCCGAGCAGCACAACGTTTATCGCGACATCTCTCTAGGAGACCGCCTCACGCTGCCAGATGGATTCAGCGCCGATTTGCTGGCGGCCTGGGGAGACCGTCTTGGAGACAGCCGTTTCGGCTTCAACAACGACCACCTTGGTTTCGTGCAGTACGGGGCTGATCAAGCCTCGATGACCGTCAACTTCGAATACATCAGTGCGTTGCCTTGGGCTGAGGGTTTCGAGGATGTGATCGGTCAAGCTCTGCCGTTTTCACGCCTGGTGGAGCAGCTGGCCCCGGCCGATGGCGAAATCGATTGCACAGCACTGCCCGCTGGGGATCCCTTGCTGAATCTGATCCGGGCTGTGGCTGATCAAGCCATGACGGATCTGGGGGTCGGGGTGATGAGCTTGCGGCGTGATGCCCAGGGGCATTGGGTTCGTGCCGACGCCGCCACTGATCGACGCATCACCGGCATCACGGGGCTGAGCGATCCCTCCCAGCGATTGGTCAGTACAGGACCCGCTGTGGCGGTGTTCCGCGCACGACAGCGCCTCGGCTATGACGATGGCCTTGGTGATGGCATCGTTGGCAGCTTCGCCAACTGCGGTGGTGGCATCACCCCCTGGGGCACGGTGCTGAGCGCCGAAGAAAACATTCAGTCGCAGGTGCCAGAGGCGGTGTATGCCGATGGCAGCTCAGTGCCTCCATCGGAACGGCCGTTTCTCTGCCGCGAAGGAAAGCTGGCCGGGCTGGGCAATGTCTACGGCTTGGCGGGCAACAAATACGGCTGGATGGTGGAGGTCGATCCGCAGCGCTCAGGCAATGCGGTGTGCAAGCACACGGCCCTTGGACGCTTCCGTCACGAGGCTGTTGCGGTGAGGGCCCAGGCCGGTCTGCCGCTTCAGGTGTATTCGGGTTGCGACCGCCGCGGCGGGCATCTCTACAGGTATGTCAGCAGCGGCAGCGTGACCGACGTCGCTGACAAAGCGAATTCAAGGCTGCTGGAGGCTGGTGAGCTTCAAGTGGCCCGCTTCCATGCCGATGGCTCTGGCGAGTGGTTGCCATTGACTCCAGATGCCGTGGTGGATCCTTTCCGGCCGAGTCGTTTCAGCGAAGCGAACCTCACCTGCCCCGTGGAGCTGCCCCACCGCGACCGCGCCCAAGCCGGTGCGGAGCTGTTTCGTGACGATGCCTCCGTTGAAGCCTATGCCCGTCAGTTCCGCACGCTGGCCGATCTGTATAGAGGCGAGGGTGATGGACTCCAGGGAGCCATCCTGATCGATGCACATCTGGCCAGCAGTGCCATCGGTGCCACGCCAACAGCCCGCCCGGAAGACACCAAGATTGACCCGATCAGCGGTGATCTGCTGATCGCCTTTACCTCGGGTTCCCCCGGGGGTCGGGGCGGTGCCGATCCGGCTGTGTTCCGTGGTCCGGAGGGCCAGAGCAGCTGGGGCCATGGCTGGGTGATGCGTCTCACGGAGCGTGGGGAGCGCGGTTTCCGCTGGACCATGGCTGTGACCGGCGGCGAGCCCTGGGCTGGAGGTCTTGGGCTGACCAATCCTGACAACCTGGCGCTGGATCAACGGGGCAATCTCTGGATCGTGACCGACCGCTCGATGAAGTCGGCCGCCGGTGATGTGTTCGGCAACAACAGCTGCTGGTGGGTGCCGCGGGATGGCGGCTCAGCTCTTTGCTTCGCTACCGGCCCGACGGAATGTGAGCTCACTGGGGTATGCCTGGACCAAGAGGAAACCAGCATTTTTTTAGCGGTGCAGCACCCCGGTGAGGTCAATGGCGCCAGGTCGCCCGGTGATTTTGAGTTTCAGTCGCACCGGCTGGTGGATCGTGAGGGTGAGACCTTCGATCAGCTGCGTCAGGTGCCATTGGGGTCCAATTGGCCGGCCCAGGCTCCGGGTCGCCCCCCCCGTCCCGGTGTGGTGGCCATCCATCGAGCCAATGGCAAACCCCTTTTGGCGGGTTGA
- a CDS encoding LOG family protein, with the protein MTVEHMTQFPEPSTPEQANLDAILNSPTYRIAHEDHDLLNSSDMRGVRMLLEITKPDLHLETAGIESTIIVFGGARIVDKDTAAAKLVQAEQRLIEQSDSSSLKRAVTHAQHLVDLSRFYDAAREFAYLASLHGQCNREASDDCSSHVIVTGGGPGIMEAANRGAFEAGCRSIGLNITLPFEQHPNPYISPDLCFKFNYFSLRKFHFVMRSVGAILFPGGFGTLDELFELLTLRQVGTKGTMPIVLFGTDFWKRLIDFDYLAQMGLISEDDLDLIHFSDTAEEAWDFIRRRAEADPEACSC; encoded by the coding sequence ATGACTGTTGAACACATGACTCAATTTCCAGAACCTTCAACACCTGAGCAAGCCAACCTGGATGCAATTCTGAATTCCCCCACCTACAGAATTGCCCATGAAGATCACGACTTGCTGAACAGCAGCGACATGCGTGGTGTGCGCATGCTGCTTGAAATCACCAAGCCGGATCTGCATTTAGAAACAGCGGGGATCGAATCGACGATCATTGTTTTTGGTGGCGCCAGGATCGTCGACAAAGACACTGCTGCAGCGAAGCTGGTGCAAGCAGAGCAGCGCCTGATTGAACAGTCCGACTCTTCAAGCTTGAAGCGAGCGGTGACCCATGCTCAACACCTTGTGGACCTGTCGCGTTTTTACGACGCAGCTCGGGAATTCGCTTATTTGGCTTCCCTGCACGGGCAGTGCAACAGGGAAGCAAGCGATGACTGCTCATCCCACGTGATCGTGACCGGCGGTGGGCCGGGAATCATGGAAGCCGCCAACCGGGGTGCCTTTGAGGCCGGCTGCCGGTCGATTGGACTGAATATCACGCTTCCGTTTGAACAACATCCCAATCCATACATCAGCCCCGATCTGTGCTTCAAGTTCAACTACTTCTCGCTACGCAAATTCCATTTTGTGATGCGCTCCGTTGGAGCCATTCTCTTCCCGGGCGGCTTTGGCACGCTCGATGAACTGTTTGAGCTGCTCACTTTGCGGCAGGTGGGTACCAAGGGAACCATGCCTATTGTTTTGTTCGGAACAGACTTCTGGAAACGACTTATTGACTTTGACTACCTCGCCCAGATGGGCCTCATCTCAGAGGATGATCTCGATCTGATTCATTTTTCGGATACCGCAGAAGAGGCTTGGGACTTCATTCGCCGCCGCGCCGAAGCAGATCCTGAGGCCTGCTCCTGCTGA
- a CDS encoding PhoH family protein, with the protein MKNKIVVLDTNVLLHDPEAPHRFGDLRVVIPMQVVEEIDRFKKDHSEKGRNARRISRLLDSYRARGSLADGVPIEGTNHGLLQVIFCQARALQELPAELQGGGGDNNILAVALQQMRCSGLKQAPEVVLISKDINLRIKADAVGLQAEDYVNDNVSIDDLYSGFRELSTDAETIKTLHDEDQLPLEAVTDPDGQHLQANEGVVLVDQRNDSHTLLARHQGNSNAIKPLHWLNRAHLGRIKARNREQSFALDLLLDPSVALVTLVGKAGTGKTLLAIAAGLHQVADTHQYARLLVTRPPISLGKDIGYLPGTLEEKLGPWMKPIIDNIDFITGSSSGENPEQTKKQRHREPRNAWADLQGMGLLEVEAINTIRGRSIPHQFLVVDEAQNLTPLEVKTIVTRVGEGTKVVFTGDPYQIDNPYVDAESNGLTWLVEKLKGQPLVGHMTLTKGERSELAELAANIL; encoded by the coding sequence ATGAAAAACAAAATTGTCGTTCTCGACACGAATGTTCTGCTTCACGATCCTGAGGCTCCACATCGTTTTGGCGACTTGAGAGTTGTGATCCCCATGCAAGTGGTTGAAGAAATCGACCGCTTCAAAAAAGATCACTCTGAAAAAGGGCGGAATGCTCGGCGGATTTCAAGGCTCCTGGATTCCTATCGAGCCCGCGGAAGTCTTGCTGATGGTGTTCCCATCGAGGGCACCAATCACGGCTTGCTGCAGGTGATCTTCTGTCAGGCCCGAGCCCTTCAGGAATTACCGGCAGAGTTGCAGGGGGGCGGCGGCGACAACAACATCCTCGCCGTGGCTCTCCAGCAGATGCGATGCAGTGGGCTGAAGCAGGCGCCCGAGGTTGTGCTGATCAGCAAAGACATCAACCTGCGAATCAAGGCTGATGCGGTGGGCCTGCAAGCCGAGGACTACGTCAACGACAACGTCTCGATCGACGATCTCTACTCAGGGTTCCGTGAACTCAGCACCGATGCGGAGACGATCAAGACCCTGCATGACGAGGATCAGCTGCCTTTGGAGGCTGTCACCGATCCCGACGGGCAGCATCTCCAGGCCAATGAAGGCGTTGTGCTGGTGGATCAGCGCAACGACAGCCACACCCTGCTTGCTCGGCATCAAGGCAATAGCAACGCCATCAAACCGCTGCACTGGCTGAATCGCGCCCATTTGGGACGGATCAAGGCGAGAAACCGGGAACAGAGCTTCGCGCTGGATTTGCTGCTCGATCCATCCGTCGCTCTAGTGACTCTGGTGGGCAAGGCGGGCACAGGCAAAACGCTGCTGGCCATCGCTGCTGGGTTGCACCAGGTGGCCGATACCCACCAATACGCGCGCCTGTTGGTGACGCGTCCGCCGATCTCCCTTGGTAAGGACATTGGCTATCTGCCCGGCACGCTTGAGGAGAAACTCGGCCCCTGGATGAAGCCGATCATCGACAACATCGACTTCATCACCGGTTCCTCCTCTGGTGAGAATCCTGAGCAGACGAAGAAACAGCGGCACCGCGAACCACGGAATGCCTGGGCCGATCTGCAAGGGATGGGCTTGTTGGAGGTTGAAGCGATTAACACCATCCGCGGCCGATCGATTCCCCATCAGTTCCTGGTGGTGGATGAGGCGCAGAACCTGACGCCCCTGGAAGTGAAGACGATCGTGACGCGGGTGGGTGAAGGGACCAAGGTTGTTTTCACCGGTGATCCTTATCAAATCGACAATCCCTATGTCGATGCCGAAAGCAACGGACTCACCTGGCTGGTGGAAAAACTCAAAGGTCAGCCCCTGGTTGGGCACATGACTCTCACCAAGGGCGAGCGCAGTGAACTGGCTGAACTGGCGGCCAACATCCTCTGA